In the genome of Fulvivirga maritima, one region contains:
- a CDS encoding TraB/GumN family protein, protein MRKAYLLFIIALAPLLARGQESSLLYKLTGPGLAEPSYIFGTIHMMCSEDYSMPASVEKAAASVDRTVLELDMDDPSMMMKVQQLSMNPGFENISDKFSKAELDSLNAFLKKGYGANMTQLGVIKPFVLLSMLLPKLLDCKEIIAFENEFVKMAKANEIPVEGLETVEFQMSIFDSIPEEDQIKAINELVADKEKARNDFNKLLKAYKEKDVDKLAKLVADDPQYADYADKLLYERNKNWVPDIVDMAKEKPSLFAVGSGHLGGDKGLLHLLEQEGYTLEPVF, encoded by the coding sequence ATGAGAAAAGCTTATTTACTGTTCATAATAGCATTGGCGCCTCTATTGGCCAGAGGTCAGGAATCATCATTATTATATAAACTTACCGGACCGGGCCTTGCTGAGCCTTCATATATTTTTGGCACCATCCATATGATGTGTAGCGAAGATTATAGCATGCCTGCTTCAGTAGAAAAGGCAGCGGCCAGTGTAGATAGAACAGTGCTTGAGCTGGATATGGATGACCCTTCTATGATGATGAAAGTACAGCAGCTTTCCATGAATCCTGGATTCGAAAATATTTCAGATAAATTTTCTAAAGCAGAGCTTGATAGCCTCAATGCCTTTTTGAAAAAAGGATATGGTGCTAATATGACTCAGCTAGGCGTGATAAAACCATTTGTGCTTTTGAGTATGCTCCTGCCTAAACTGTTAGACTGCAAGGAGATTATAGCCTTTGAAAATGAATTTGTAAAAATGGCTAAAGCCAATGAAATACCTGTAGAAGGGCTGGAAACGGTAGAGTTTCAGATGAGTATTTTCGATAGCATTCCTGAAGAAGACCAAATAAAAGCGATTAATGAGCTGGTTGCTGATAAAGAAAAGGCTAGAAATGATTTCAATAAATTGTTAAAAGCCTATAAAGAAAAGGACGTGGATAAATTAGCCAAGCTAGTGGCTGATGATCCGCAATATGCTGACTATGCGGATAAACTTTTATATGAAAGGAATAAAAACTGGGTGCCTGATATTGTAGATATGGCTAAAGAAAAACCGAGCTTGTTTGCCGTTGGTTCAGGGCATTTAGGAGGAGATAAGGGC